A genome region from Triticum aestivum cultivar Chinese Spring chromosome 2B, IWGSC CS RefSeq v2.1, whole genome shotgun sequence includes the following:
- the LOC123047493 gene encoding probable CCR4-associated factor 1 homolog 11, translating into MKLQTEAAAAAGGEGRLMIRQVWANNVESEFQAIRQVAERFPYVSMDTEFPGVIHCPSKHHATLTPSERYAALMANVDALHLIQVGLAFAASPDAAPAVAFEINLREFDPRVHRHNPSSVALLAGHGLDFAKQRREGVDARVFAALLMSSGLVCSGASAPTWVTFHSAYDFGYLVKLLMGRKLPRTLTEFLGLVRVFFGDEVYDARHVMDSCAGLYGGLDALAAQLGVKRAAGMSHQAGSDAALTWDVFRRIRDVYFAGNSRQGQGQGVGNFAGVLYGLDLELHLAAPADNGNGNGNRNNNKNKCGSGNGAGGRGNNRRAVAALR; encoded by the coding sequence atgaAGTTGCAgacggaggccgccgccgccgccggggggGAGGGGAGGCTGATGATCCGGCAGGTGTGGGCGAACAACGTGGAGTCGGAGTTCCAGGCGATCCGGCAGGTGGCGGAGCGGTTCCCGTACGTGTCCATGGACACGGAGTTCCCGGGCGTGATCCACTGCCCAAGCAAGCACCACGCGACGCTGACCCCGTCGGAGCGGTACGCGGCGCTCATGGCGAACGTGGACGCGCTCCACCTGATCCAGGTGGGCCTGGCGTTCGCGGCGTCGCCCGACGCGGCACCGGCGGTGGCGTTCGAGATCAACCTGCGGGAGTTCGACCCGCGCGTGCACCGCCACAACCCCAGCTCGGTGGCCCTGCTGGCGGGCCACGGGCTGGACTTCGCGAAGCAGCGGAGGGAGGGCGTGGACGCGCGCGTGTTCGCGGCGCTGCTCATGTCGTCGGGGCTGGTGTGCTCCGGGGCCAGCGCGCCGACGTGGGTGACGTTCCACTCGGCCTACGACTTCGGGTACCTGGTGAAGCTGCTCATGGGGCGCAAGCTGCCGCGCACGCTGACCGAGTTCCTGGGCCTGGTGCGCGTCTTCTTCGGCGACGAGGTGTACGACGCGCGGCACGTCATGGACAGCTGCGCCGGGCTCTACGGCGGGCTGGACGCCCTGGCGGCGCAGCTGGGCGTGAAGCGCGCGGCGGGGATGTCCCACCAGGCCGGGTCGGACGCCGCGCTCACCTGGGACGTGTTCCGCCGCATCCGGGACGTCTACTTCGCCGGCAACAGCAGGCAGGGCCAGGGCCAGGGCGTGGGCAACTTCGCCGGCGTGCTCTACGGGCTGGACCTGGAGCTCCACCTCGCCGCGCCCGCCGACAacggcaacggcaacggcaacaggaacaacaacaagaacaagtgCGGCAGCGGCAACGGCGCCGGCGGGCGGGGCAACAACAGGCGGGCCGTGGCGGCGCTGAGATGA